One Cryptomeria japonica chromosome 9, Sugi_1.0, whole genome shotgun sequence genomic window carries:
- the LOC131858281 gene encoding uncharacterized protein LOC131858281, which translates to MSNANENGKQKQYSGMKKKNKKGRTLTLSELLIGKQVIPQVYEKQAKRPMNDPRDQSHETENSKDSGHGEKNKKKIMAGTEQCKENETLRTTANSRTRSRSPPFISRANGDDNWNIPKHTNDFRSARVGNNININNTTSNSSWRCSESHSNSNVNENWNIAKDRRQTSNYSKDYSSRANSNNDNSGYSRPLYGSGFSNRPWQQQQRNTAHPPCPPSQYRPLSNNWDDDDRNYRL; encoded by the coding sequence ATGTCGAATGCAAATGAGAATGGTAAGCAAAAGCAGTATTCTggaatgaagaagaaaaacaaaaagggCAGAACATTGACCCTTTCGGAGCTTCTGATTGGTAAACAAGTGATACCGCAGGTCTATGAGAAACAAGCTAAGCGACCTATGAACGATCCTCGTGATCAAAGTCATGAGACTGAAAACTCCAAAGACAGCGGACATGGCGAGaagaataagaaaaaaataatGGCGGGGACCGAGCAATGCAAGGAGAATGAAACTTTGAGAACGACCGCTAATTCTCGAACACGTTCCCGTTCGCCTCCCTTTATTTCAAGAGCCAATGGAGATGACAATTGGAACATTCCAAAACATACAAACGATTTTCGTTCTGCAAGAGTAGGCAATAATATAAACATTAACAATACCACCTCCAATTCCAGTTGGAGGTGTTCCGAGTCACATTCAAATAGCAATGTAAATGAAAACTGGAACATTGCAAAAGATAGAAGACAAACATCCAATTATAGTAAAGATTACAGTTCTAGAGCAAACTCTAACAATGATAATTCTGGTTATTCTCGTCCTCTGTATGGAAGTGGTTTTAGTAATAGGCCTTGGCAGCAGCAGCAAAGGAATACTGCTCACCCTCCATGTCCTCCCTCCCAATATCGTCCACTTTCCAATAATTGGGATGACGACGACCGAAATTACAGGCTTTAA